Proteins encoded by one window of Branchiostoma floridae strain S238N-H82 chromosome 6, Bfl_VNyyK, whole genome shotgun sequence:
- the LOC118418488 gene encoding Ig-like V-type domain-containing protein FAM187A, with product MILADVSYSMAAARVLSLFSILIPIYMSSAVLSASLANLTSSDNSSSNQPYDTQLISPDAWSSRRNRAAVTNREIVLGRRNRRAADYCPVIVEKEFYVTQLLHLRCLCQPINIRHRLLSWTVVPRDGQGEKPVLFDEEDRLELGTEFDMTIRHAQVTDSGIYYCRDTSRERLLVSYDLTVKPAKSGVRLSLVALSENPLPNRTAAEMTMFSLWSPWGQCNRCGGSGERARIGICHVESENFPEHLGTRKVFACDSENLPSFAREVFGEEIRRPGHTIPFYEIRRPDERRVEFCTEPCPIDQSLAVTDSSGRIVESVLNLGRGNLNRPTLPTITSKKSIFGKTGENITLSCPGEGMDSPVSWKNGSAVLTETELKRTTKGRVFVDIVNSLHIHDLQKQDGTIYTCWIKNRRVGSIKVFVREAIALDGFT from the exons ATGATTTTAGCAGACGTGAGCTATAGTATGGCTGCTGCAAGGGTTTTGTCTTTGTTCTCAATACTGATTCCCATCTACATGTCGTCCGCCGTACTTTCCGCTTCTCTGGCGAACTTGACGTCATCGGACAACTCTTCATCCAATCAGCCATATGATACACAGCTGATCTCCCCAGATGCGTGGAGTTCGCGAAGGAATAGAGCTGCTGTAACTAATCGTGAAATCGTGCTTGGTAGGAGAAATCGCCGTGCAGCCGATTATTGCCCAGTGATTGTGGAGAAGGAGTTCTATGTCACCCAACTTCTGCATCTTCGCTGTCTGTG CCAACCCATAAATATAAGACATAGGCTCCTAAGCTGGACCGTGGTCCCGCGGGATGGGCAGGGGGAGAAGCCGGTCTTGTTTGACGAGGAGGACAGGCTCGAACTGGGGACGGAGTTTGACATGACAATCCGGCATGCTCAG GTAACCGACAGCGGCATATACTACTGCAGAGACACATCTAGAGAGAGACTTCTAGTTTCTTACGATTTGACGGTCAAACCGGCTAAGTCTGGTGTCAGGCTAAGTCTGGTGGCTCTCAGTGAGAACCCCCTGCCGAACAGAACAGCGGCAGAGATGACGATGTTTAGCTTATGGTCGCCATGGGGACAGTGTAACAGGTGTGGCGGGTCCGGAGAACGCGCCAGGATTG GGATTTGTCACGTCGAGAGCGAAAACTTTCCCGAGCACTTAGGCACGCGCAAAGTCTTCGCCTGTGACTCCGAGAACCTTCCCTCTTTCGCTCGAGAGGTATTTGGCGAAGAAATCCGCCGTCCTGGACACACGATACCCTTCTACGAAATCCGCCGCCCTGATGAGAGGAGGGTAGAGTTCTGTACCGAGCCCTGCCCGATAG ACCAGAGCCTTGCTGTAACCGACTCCAGTGGCCGTATAGTGGAGTCAGTGCTGAATCTAGGAAGAGGAAACTTGAATCGCCCCACGCTTCCCACTATCACCAGTAAGAAAAGCATTTTCGGGAAGACAGGGGAAAACATTACACTATCGTGTCCCGGGGAAGGTATGGACAGCCCGGTCAGCTGGAAGAACGGGAGCGCGGTCCTCACAGAGACGGAGCTAAAGAGGACTACCAAGGGAAGAGTCTTTGTAGACATTGTGAACTCCCTCCACATACATGACCTTCAGAAACAGGACGGGACTATTTATACCTGTTGGATCAAGAATCGTCGCGTGGGCTCGATCAAGGTCTTTGTAAGAGAAGCGATAGCATTAGACGGATTTACTTGA
- the LOC118418076 gene encoding uncharacterized protein LOC118418076: MQSSEMALIASKQLLEDLLQELQTNNKDLSVREARDSLNKSFGLDGCGPGLSAEEQRLQASRYIKTKQTCRFQPFPARWLAWARQKHQLKVVTAAVPQLGISPDLRTAELHDVRVFTKHGPDDAVYDSNKEFREKVARGNSFLEIPAGPDRGTYCVIHALKKFTGGLGDDDDKDKGDNHTWKKYFTKPLEEATTVVATRKANGEAAHLGARLVGGKVVLCGGSKNVHMLFTQRGHIEKYKESRYQVAREVCTAIMDLLDDMSDLHRHRLLSFLVHTGYTAVFEVLQPHHQHVEDLSYLKRSELRFIAWTSTDLEPRSNSQLCSMAPHMAIEIARTMGLPTVQYELVPASEVETHMKQIRQGYGYEGEVLYFLDADGAVIGLLKKKTIWYIVIRAIREKVRNAAQAYTKKSDFDINRSDKKLRQRIGEIQQWLGLDEDSVATWRELGHKFLHWVINNLRTRTVTMEEVAGVFPVVWNRFLSDTGLSDHVTSQWEEPEGSDD, from the exons ATGCAGAGTTCTGAAATGGCACTCATTGCAAGTAAACAGCTGCTCGAGGACTTGCTACAGGAATTACAGACGAACAACAAAGACTTGTCTGTACGAGAGGCTCGGGACAGTCTGAACAAGTCGTTCGGGCTGGACGGCTGTGGACCCGGGTTGAGTGCCGAGGAACAAAGACTACaggcatccag ATATATTAaaaccaaacaaacatgtcGCTTCCAACCTTTTCCTGCCAGGTGGCTGGCCTGGGCTCGCCAGAAGCATCAGCTCAAGGTTGTGACAGCAGCTGTCCCCCAGCTTGGAATTTCACCTGACCTGAGAACAGCAGAGCTGCACGATGTCAGGGTGTTCACCAAGCATGGTCCTGATGATGCTGTGTATGATTCCAATAAGGAATTCAGAGAGAAG GTTGCTAGGGGCAACAGTTTCTTGGAGATCCCAGCTGGTCCTGACAGGGGCACCTACTGTGTGATCCATGCTCTGAAGAAGTTCACAGGAGGACTGGGCGATGATGACGACAAGGATAAGGGTGACAACCACACATGGAAGAAGTATTTCACTAAG CCCTTAGAGGAGGCAACCACTGTAGTGGCCACAAGGAAGGCCAATGGAGAGGCTGCCCATCTGGGCGCTCGGCTGGTTGGAGGGAAGGTTGTCCTGTGTGGAGGCTCTAAAAATGTCCACATGCTGTTCACACAAAGGG GTCATATAGAGAAGTACAAGGAGAGCAGGTACCAAGTGGCTCGGGAGGTGTGCACAGCCATAATGGATCTGTTGGATGACATGTCAGACTTGCACAGACACAG GCTCCTGAGTTTCCTGGTACACACCGGTTACACAGCAGTGTTTGAGGTGTTACAGCCTCACCACCAGCATGTGGAGGACCTGTCATACCTGAAAAG ATCAGAACTCAGGTTTATTGCATGGACCAGTACCGACTTGGAGCCCAGGAGTAACTCACAGCTCTGCAGCATGGCTCCACACATGGCAATAGAGATAGCAAGGACCATGGGGCTGCCCACCGTGCAATATGAACTGGTGCCTGCATCAGAGGTGGAGACTCATATGAAGCAAATCAGGCAGGGTTATGGGTATGAAGGGGAAGTCCTGTACTTCCTTGATGCTGATGGAGCAGTTATTGGCTtgctgaagaagaaaacaatatg GTACATTGTCATTCGAGCAATCAGGGAAAAAGTGCGCAATGCAGCTCAAGCCTACACAAAGAAGAGTGACTTTGACATCAACAGGTCAGACAAAAAG CTAAGACAACGTATCGGTGAGATCCAGCAGTGGCTGGGGCTGGATGAGGACAGTGTGGCCACCTGGAGGGAGCTGGGGCACAAGTTCCTCCACTGGGTCATCAACAACCTCAGGACCAGGACTGTCACCATGGAGGAGGTGGCGGGGGTGTTCCCTGTGGTCTGGAACAGGTTTCTCTCAGACACAGGCCTGTCTGATCATGTGACCAGCCAGTGGGAGGAGCCAGAGGGGAGTGATGACTGA